A part of Brassica rapa cultivar Chiifu-401-42 chromosome A05, CAAS_Brap_v3.01, whole genome shotgun sequence genomic DNA contains:
- the LOC103867351 gene encoding uncharacterized protein LOC103867351 — MGFHDISSFKALLAKQAWCILQRPNSLVARVFQSKYWRNGSFMDCGEGTRPSYAWRSILHGRELLVKGLVKRIGNGNATKVWTENWLQNPIPREPMYKQDIVVDLTLNVADLLIPQTCLWDTLKLNELFIEEDVASILSIKPLIHKEHRLCWGFTREGSYSSQSGYKLIDTLKNMQVPGNGSLPPIEKSLWKNIWKLQTTPKIRHFIWRAMAGALAVAEQLHYRGIPVDRTCKACGACQESICHTLFNCPTARDTWSAAGLPLPERGLSQNSVFLNMHHLVACTKSKNCSTQLRQSIPWVLWQIWKARNVLVFEKSEWTRLLY; from the coding sequence ATGGGCTTCCACGACATCAGTAGTTTCAAAGCGTTGTTGGCTAAACAAGCGTGGTGCATTTTGCAACGACCTAACTCTTTGGTTGCTAGGGTTTTTCAAAGTAAGTACTGGAGAAATGGGTCCTTCATGGATTGTGGGGAAGGCACTCGACCTTCGTATGCTTGGCGGAGCATACTTCATGGAAGAGAGCTACTAGTTAAAGGCTTGGTCAAAAGAATAGGAAATGGTAATGCAACCAAAGTCTGGACGGAGAACTGGCTTCAAAATCCTATTCCAAGAGAACCAATGTACAAGCAGGACATCGTTGTTGATCTAACACTCAATGTTGCTGACCTTCTCATTCCCCAGACATGCTTATGGGACACTCTGAAACTTAACGAGCTCTTTATTGAAGAAGATGTAGCTTCAATACTAAGCATCAAACCGCTGATCCACAAGGAGCATAGACTATGTTGGGGTTTCACTCGAGAAGGTTCTTATTCATCACAGAGTGGATATAAACTCATTGATACTCTAAAGAATATGCAGGTACCTGGCAACGGTTCACTACCACCTATTGAGAAGAGCCTCTGGAAAAACATTTGGAAGCTGCAAACAACACCAAAGATTCGTCATTTCATCTGGCGAGCTATGGCAGGTGCTCTGGCTGTAGCTGAACAGCTACATTATCGAGGGATTCCAGTAGATCGAACATGTAAAGCTTGTGGAGCATGCCAGGAGTCTATTTGTCACACTTTGTTCAACTGTCCAACGGCTAGAGATACATGGTCTGCAGCAGGCTTGCCTCTCCCGGAGAGAGGGCTTTCTCAAAACTCTGTTTTCCTCAACATGCACCATTTAGTGGCTTGCACCAAAAGCAAAAATTGCTCTACTCAACTTCGACAGAGTATCCCGTGGGTGCTTTGGCAGATTTGGAAAGCTCGCAATGTTTTAGTCTTTGAAAAGTCAGAATGGACCCGGCTTCTATACTGA
- the LOC103867797 gene encoding uncharacterized protein LOC103867797 → MAASGSDHGDTCNNAIHHKTLAESKFNSGYLTSALNHARKALALSPDTEGVSSMVTASDGDAPEWYKILKVEPFSHIDAIKEQYRKLALVLRPDENRYVGCEEGFRLVNEAFEVLSDKVRRSEYDMKLRIRVQGEIGACDGETSTVSNGACSSKIITYTRRKKRVGEGGVSLRRGSEAGEMREEEAEALDRHERLDEEDEGMMTLAEMQSVLKRKKPKVKLKITEENSTRVSREEHELSSGDDTLMEMSTNKEKEALKNKSNKKKKKKTNNKELSEIVDLEYVPRVNRKRDCGKLNQENYMADEDCELYDFDKDRMPRSFKKGQVWAVYDGGDDDRMPRSYCLVSEVVSLNPFKVWMSWLDFEREKLISWVKISSCGRFRVSEKALVEQVKPFSHVVNCERVAREVYQIYPRKGSVWAVYSEINSGLQRRKTRRYEIVVCLTMYSDAYGLSVAYLEKVNEESSNLFKRRDYGCNAVRWVEKDDVAALLSHQIPAKKLPEDQARAGSRESWVLDLASVPPDLVAAT, encoded by the coding sequence ATGGCAGCTTCAGGATCAGACCACGGAGACACTTGTAACAACGCAATACACCACAAGACCCTAGCGGAATCGAAATTCAACAGCGGCTACTTGACTTCAGCTCTGAATCACGCGCGTAAAGCTCTCGCCTTGTCTCCGGACACGGAAGGTGTATCCTCCATGGTCACCGCCTCCGACGGAGATGCGCCGGAGTGGTACAAGATTCTAAAGGTAGAGCCTTTCTCTCACATCGATGCTATAAAGGAACAGTATAGGAAGCTAGCTTTGGTGTTGCGTCCTGATGAGAATCGGTATGTGGGGTGTGAGGAAGGGTTTAGGCTTGTGAATGAGGCTTTTGAGGTTTTGTCTGATAAGGTTAGGAGGAGTGAGTATGATATGAAGTTGAGGATTAGGGTTCAGGGCGAGATTGGTGCTTGTGATGGTGAAACGTCGACGGTTTCGAATGGAGCTTGTTCTTCCAAGATTATAACTTATACGAGGAGGAAGAAGCGCGTTGGTGAGGGTGGTGTGAGTCTGAGAAGAGGGAGTGAGGCAGGGGAGATGAGAGAGGAGGAAGCAGAAGCTTTAGATAGACATGagaggttggatgaagaagatgaagggaTGATGACTCTAGCTGAAATGCAATCAGTTTTGAAGAGAAAGAAACCGAAGGTGAAGTTGAAGATCACTGAGGAAAATAGCACTAGAGTCTCTAGAGAAGAACATGAGCTATCTTCCGGTGATGACACTTTGATGGAGATGAGTACTAACAAGGAGAAAGAAGCTTTAAAGAATAAGAgtaataaaaagaagaagaagaagacgaacaACAAGGAGTTAAGTGAGATAGTGGACTTAGAATACGTCCCACGGGTTAATAGGAAGAGGGATTGTGGTAAGTTGAACCAAGAAAACTACATGGCAGACGAGGATTGTGAATTGTATGATTTTGATAAAGACAGGATGCCTAGAAGCTTCAAGAAAGGGCAGGTTTGGGCGGTGTACGATGGTGGTGATGATGACAGAATGCCTCGGAGTTACTGTTTGGTTAGTGAAGTCGTCTCTTTGAACCCTTTTAAGGTATGGATGAGCTGGTTAGATTTTGAGAGGGAGAAACTGATCTCTTGGGTGAAGATCAGTTCTTGTGGGAGGTTCAGGGTTTCAGAGAAAGCTTTGGTTGAACAAGTGAAACCCTTCTCTCACGTTGTCAACTGCGAGAGGGTTGCACGAGAAGTATACCAGATATATCCTAGGAAAGGCTCGGTCTGGGCTGTTTACTCTGAGATAAACTCAGGTCTTCAGAGGAGAAAGACCAGACGCTATGAGATTGTTGTGTGTTTGACTATGTATAGCGATGCGTATGGCTTGAGTGTAGCCTATTTGGAGAAGGTTAACGAGGAGTCTAGCAACTTGTTCAAGAGACGGGATTACGGGTGTAATGCGGTCAGGTGGGTTGAGAAAGATGATGTTGCGGCCTTGCTCTCTCATCAGATTCCGGCTAAGAAGCTGCCGGAAGATCAAGCTCGAGCTGGTTCGAGAGAGTCTTGGGTGCTTGATCTTGCTTCTGTTCCTCCTGATTTGGTTGCTGCCACTTAG
- the LOC103867799 gene encoding uncharacterized protein LOC103867799, with the protein MDVAGEFHRIEKDGKPYFEYHHSKYHPIPQIQSSSSSKIIIKNHTLQSLFVCPVVRCRVAVNDSPDTSTLCPIFTSPDYLFSIRHHRFYHSVLPLFWCNNKEFEKDGGCEVCRGVDFGTDYYLCVDCDEKYHRECVQSPLKIKSPYHPQHSLQLNYLIYNISPIIKCLCCERIASRLLYYCDICEVFMHPVCAMRPIPFVIDQPKRHNHPLTFFPRQASLTCNVCGLLRKNYSTYICVKCNFVAHKDCMYFPRIIKISRHRHRISYTTSLQSGEWFCGVCRQSIETSYGAYTCDKCCDYFVHSICALGKDVWDGKDLEGVPEEDDLTPDVVPFIMISKGVILHFLHVHHLYLQVSMLYDENKFCQACVLPIFEGNFYSCIECDFILHETCTKYGRKLQHPLHPHPLTLKLVSPYISGCYRCDACGRFCGGFNYGCHLKECGFDLDIRCASISEPFDYQGHEHPLYLALNPEEKPICHICKIKCKKQLNCIICDYIICLKCTTLPSKVRYKHDKHFLRVLCGKEVCEKSWCEVCEHDLRDTNTNVIYWCDECCITVHIECLFGEDPYLKHGHFYKLYGYKIQTFCKSNTSRPLCNYCKKRCQNKIFMRNSIMLCSVRCVYSNI; encoded by the coding sequence ATGGATGTAGCTGGTGAATTTCATCGAATAGAAAAAGATGGTAAACCATATTTTGAATACCACCATTCAAAATACCATCCTATACCCCAAATTCAAAGCTCATCCTCCTCCAAAATTATCATCAAAAACCATACACTACAATCTCTTTTCGTATGTCCAGTTGTACGATGCCGTGTTGCAGTTAATGACTCACCTGATACTTCCACACTTTGTCCTATCTTTACTTCCCCGGATTATCTCTTCTCTATAAGACATCATCGTTTTTATCATTCAGTACTCCCTTTATTTTGGTGCAACAATAAAGAGTTTGAAAAAGATGGTGGGTGTGAGGTATGCAGAGGTGTAGATTTTGGCACAGACTACTATCTCTGTGTCGACTGTGATGAAAAGTATCACAGAGAATGCGTTCAGTCTCCACTTAAAATAAAATCCCCTTATCACCCTCAGCATTCTCTCCAACTTAACtatcttatatataatatttcccCCATCATCAAATGTTTATGTTGTGAAAGAATAGCAAGTCGTCTACTTTATTATTGTGACATATGTGAAGTTTTCATGCATCCTGTTTGTGCAATGAGACCAATACCATTTGTTATAGACCAACCAAAAAGACATAACCATCCTCTCACCTTTTTCCCCAGACAAGCTTCTTTAACTTGCAACGTTTGTGGCTTGTTGAGAAAAAATTATTCCACCTACATATGTGTCAAATGCAACTTTGTAGCTCATAAAGATTGTATGTATTTTCCACGCATCATCAAAATATCCCGTCACCGCCATCGTATCTCCTACACTACTTCTCTCCAGTCCGGGGAATGGTTTTGTGGAGTTTGTCGCCAAAGTATTGAGACCAGTTACGGTGCATATACTTGTGATAAGTGTTGTGATTATTTTGTTCATTCAATATGTGCTCTAGGAAAAGATGTGTGGGACGGGAAAGATCTCGAAGGTGTACCAGAAGAAGATGATTTAACACCAGACGTTGTACCATTCATTATGATATCTAAAGGAGTGATACTTCATTTTCTTCATGTCCATCATCTCTACCTCCAAGTCAGCATGCTTTATGACGAAAACAAGTTTTGTCAAGCGTGTGTTCTGCCTATATTTGAAGGTAATTTCTATTCTTGTATTGAGTGTGATTTCATCCTCCATGAAACATGCACAAAATATGGCCGCAAACTACAACATCCGTTGCATCCTCATCCTCTTACATTGAAGCTTGTGAGTCCATATATATCTGGTTGCTACCGTTGCGATGCTTGTGGTCGTTTTTGCGGTGGATTTAATTATGGGTGTCATTTAAAGGAATGCGGCTTCGATTTGGATATACGATGTGCTTCAATATCTGAACCATTTGATTACCAAGGGCATGAGCATCCCTTGTATCTAGCTTTGAACCCAGAAGAAAAGCCCATATGTCACATATGCAAGATAAAATGTAAGAAGCAACTAAACTGCATCATATGCGATTATATTATATGCCTTAAATGCACTACCTTACCGTCCAAAGTAAGGTATAAGCATGACAAACACTTTCTCAGAGTTTTGTGCGGGAAAGAAGTATGTGAGAAAAGTTGGTGCGAGGTGTGCGAACATGATTTGAGAGATACAAACACAAATGTGATCTATTGGTGTGATGAATGTTGCATCACTGTTCATATTGAATGTTTATTTGGTGAGGATCCATATCTGAAGCATGgtcatttttataaattatacgGGTACAAGATCCAAACTTTTTGCAAAAGCAATACTTCTCGACCATTGTGCAACTACTGCAAAAAACgttgtcaaaataaaatatttatgagaaatAGTATCATGCTATGTTCTGTGAGATGTGTTTATAGCAATATTTAA